The Candidatus Thorarchaeota archaeon genome contains a region encoding:
- a CDS encoding FAD-binding oxidoreductase — MTEYNRVTDAVVKKLKAICGEKYVTTSEPLRHSYMARGIMGLEAVVPEVIVRPENAEQVSKILIVANENLSPVTPAAGGLSGGFALPAIEPGGIYMDMTRMNRMEVDTENRVMVVEPGVKSGDAWRIFKTKYPEWAPPIPDGAPPAATVLGDAIERGFSLVTGVYGPQADMIMGLEVVLPTGEIFRTGSWALEGAKPYYRWGLGPNPDGLFLGSQGSMGIITKAAIKMVPHPHYKTVVAYGGQNWDDIVKPTWDVSKHEMGIADRCVMVQGGNWPLVMTRWPKTNVPTDYEFYKKIGISEYWMNYEVWAWSK, encoded by the coding sequence GTGACAGAATACAACCGCGTTACTGACGCAGTGGTCAAGAAGCTGAAGGCCATTTGTGGCGAGAAGTACGTCACAACTAGCGAGCCACTGCGTCACAGCTACATGGCGCGGGGCATCATGGGCCTCGAAGCGGTGGTTCCGGAGGTCATTGTACGACCTGAGAACGCCGAACAGGTGTCCAAGATCCTCATAGTCGCCAATGAGAACCTGAGTCCGGTGACTCCCGCTGCGGGGGGTCTGAGCGGAGGCTTTGCACTGCCTGCCATAGAACCGGGCGGAATCTATATGGACATGACCCGAATGAATCGGATGGAGGTCGATACGGAGAACCGCGTCATGGTCGTGGAGCCCGGCGTCAAGTCCGGGGATGCATGGCGGATCTTCAAGACCAAGTACCCTGAATGGGCACCACCAATTCCCGATGGGGCACCGCCGGCCGCCACTGTTCTGGGTGACGCCATTGAGCGGGGCTTCTCGCTAGTGACTGGCGTGTATGGACCACAGGCGGACATGATCATGGGTCTTGAGGTTGTGTTGCCCACCGGAGAGATCTTCAGGACGGGTTCGTGGGCTCTGGAAGGCGCAAAGCCCTACTACAGATGGGGGCTGGGCCCGAATCCAGATGGACTGTTCTTGGGCTCTCAGGGTTCGATGGGCATAATCACGAAGGCCGCTATCAAGATGGTCCCCCATCCGCACTACAAGACCGTCGTCGCCTATGGCGGTCAGAACTGGGATGACATTGTGAAGCCGACATGGGATGTGTCGAAACATGAGATGGGCATTGCCGACAGGTGTGTGATGGTACAGGGTGGCAACTGGCCGCTAGTGATGACTCGCTGGCCGAAGACGAACGTGCCCACCGACTACGAGTTCTACAAGAAGATAGGCATCTCCGAGTACTGGATGAACTACGAGGTCTGGGCGTGGTCTAAGG
- a CDS encoding GTPase domain-containing protein: MTQYKPCDYKAFITGPYQSGKTHLIHTLDPDAISIERPMLRPHRGHLGSTTAGFDLGRVVWLHKDNKDLILPRSEYAKSNGQYAGWTAKEVELRGVPGSLQYRLVRDAMRARSDLVLMVVDSSDPAMAADALKILEETREGSNGTHIEFIANKQDREDAASPREVASWLGVPDVMGLSATDYEQCKEALVGALRKLEKKKNSEPK; the protein is encoded by the coding sequence ATGACTCAGTACAAGCCATGCGACTACAAGGCGTTCATCACTGGGCCCTATCAGTCGGGCAAGACTCACCTCATTCACACCCTAGACCCAGACGCCATATCCATCGAGAGGCCGATGTTACGACCCCATCGAGGTCACTTGGGCAGCACAACTGCTGGATTCGACCTAGGCCGGGTCGTCTGGCTGCACAAGGACAACAAGGATCTCATACTGCCCAGGAGCGAATACGCAAAGAGCAATGGCCAGTACGCCGGCTGGACAGCCAAGGAAGTCGAACTACGTGGAGTCCCCGGTTCGCTACAGTACAGGCTAGTGAGAGACGCAATGCGTGCCAGGTCCGACCTCGTGCTCATGGTAGTTGACTCGTCTGACCCAGCGATGGCGGCAGACGCGCTCAAGATCCTTGAGGAGACCAGGGAAGGCTCAAACGGTACACACATCGAGTTCATTGCGAACAAGCAGGACCGAGAGGATGCCGCATCCCCGCGGGAGGTTGCCTCATGGCTCGGTGTACCAGACGTAATGGGGCTCTCTGCAACCGACTATGAGCAGTGCAAGGAGGCACTTGTGGGTGCCCTGAGGAAGCTCGAAAAGAAGAAGAACTCTGAGCCGAAGTGA
- a CDS encoding methylmalonyl-CoA mutase family protein — MAVLRTGKEGGAERKDSEIEAIRSALESWESTTLAEQMRRDPERRSEFVSTSSVPVRRLYTPVDIPDFDYLRDLGFPSQYPYTRGVQATMYRGRLWTMRQFSGMGTAEESNARYKFLLANGQTGLSVAFHLPTIFARESDHPLAHGEVGKLGVAVDTLKDMEILFSGIPLDKVTTSMTINAPASILLAMYMVAAQKQGVSSDQIGGTIQNDILKEYMAQKSWILAPEPSLRIITDIMEYASEHIPRWNTISISGYHIREAGSTAVQELAFTLLNGMTYVQAGIDRGLDVDTFAPRLSFFFNAHNDIFEEVAKYRAARRIWAREMKERFGAKKERSLWLRFHTQTAGCSLTAQQPMVNAVRTAYQALAAVLGGTQSLHTNSMDEALCLPTEEAVRVALRTQQVLAYESGVANTIDPLAGSYYVEALTNEMEEAAYKYFDQVEALGGVIAAIEKGFFQKEIADAAFRYQREIEERKRVIVGVNEFVLENEDISIPVLKIDPEVERKQIERLNHIRRTRDNQAVREALDGLRRATDQGHNVMPHIVEAVKAYASVGEIFDVWREMYGEWDEPKIF; from the coding sequence ATGGCCGTTCTGAGAACTGGCAAAGAAGGAGGTGCTGAGAGGAAGGACTCCGAGATTGAGGCCATCCGCTCGGCGCTGGAGTCTTGGGAGTCAACTACTCTCGCAGAGCAGATGCGACGTGACCCTGAGCGGCGCTCCGAGTTCGTGTCCACTTCCAGTGTTCCTGTGAGACGACTCTACACGCCTGTGGACATTCCGGACTTCGACTATCTACGGGACCTCGGCTTTCCAAGCCAGTATCCGTACACGCGAGGGGTCCAGGCGACGATGTATCGTGGGAGGCTGTGGACCATGAGGCAGTTCTCAGGTATGGGGACTGCCGAGGAGTCGAACGCACGGTACAAGTTCCTGCTCGCCAATGGCCAGACTGGTCTGAGCGTGGCCTTCCATCTCCCAACAATCTTTGCAAGAGAGTCCGACCATCCACTTGCACATGGCGAGGTGGGAAAGCTGGGCGTGGCGGTGGACACGCTCAAGGACATGGAGATTCTCTTCTCGGGCATACCTCTTGACAAGGTCACCACTTCCATGACAATCAATGCGCCAGCGTCAATCCTTCTAGCGATGTACATGGTGGCTGCGCAGAAGCAGGGAGTCTCGTCAGATCAGATTGGAGGCACCATACAGAACGACATCTTGAAGGAATACATGGCTCAGAAGAGCTGGATTCTCGCTCCTGAACCATCTCTTCGAATCATCACTGACATCATGGAGTACGCCTCTGAGCACATCCCCCGGTGGAATACCATCTCCATCTCCGGGTATCACATTCGCGAGGCCGGTTCGACCGCTGTGCAAGAACTCGCCTTCACACTGCTCAACGGGATGACCTATGTCCAGGCGGGTATTGACAGAGGCCTCGATGTAGACACATTCGCCCCGCGTCTTTCCTTCTTCTTCAACGCGCATAACGACATCTTTGAGGAGGTCGCAAAGTACCGTGCAGCTCGCAGGATCTGGGCCAGGGAGATGAAGGAACGGTTCGGAGCGAAGAAGGAACGTTCACTGTGGCTTCGGTTCCACACACAGACGGCAGGTTGTTCTCTCACCGCACAGCAACCGATGGTGAATGCGGTGCGGACCGCATACCAGGCCCTGGCAGCAGTTCTAGGTGGCACTCAGTCCTTGCACACCAACTCGATGGACGAGGCTCTGTGCCTGCCCACAGAGGAGGCGGTGCGGGTGGCCCTTCGTACTCAGCAGGTTCTTGCATATGAGAGCGGCGTGGCGAACACAATTGACCCTCTCGCTGGCTCATACTATGTCGAAGCGCTCACCAATGAGATGGAAGAGGCTGCATACAAGTACTTTGACCAAGTCGAAGCACTCGGAGGTGTGATTGCGGCGATTGAGAAGGGCTTCTTCCAGAAGGAGATAGCTGACGCCGCCTTCAGGTATCAGCGAGAGATTGAAGAACGCAAGAGGGTCATCGTGGGCGTCAATGAGTTTGTCCTGGAGAATGAAGACATCTCCATTCCTGTGCTGAAGATAGACCCCGAGGTGGAGCGCAAGCAGATTGAACGGCTCAATCATATACGACGCACGCGCGACAACCAAGCAGTCCGCGAGGCGCTCGATGGTCTGAGAAGAGCCACGGACCAGGGTCACAACGTGATGCCCCACATAGTCGAGGCGGTCAAGGCATACGCGAGCGTCGGAGAGATCTTCGACGTCTGGCGTGAGATGTACGGCGAGTGGGACGAGCCGAAGATATTCTAG